A section of the Streptomyces sp. CG1 genome encodes:
- a CDS encoding UDP-N-acetylmuramate dehydrogenase, whose product MQVLHDAPLAPLTTFRLGGPATRLVTAVTDAEVIAAVREADDSGTPLLVIGGGSNLVIGDKGFDGTAVRIATRGVELRGTTLELAAGEVWTDAVARTVEAGLAGIECLAGIPGSAGATPIQNVGAYGQEVSSTLTEVVAYDRRAGETVTLTNEECAFSYRHSRFKADPERYVVLRVRFELENAGGLSAPVKYAEAARALGVQPGDRVPLADARATVLKLRAGKGMVLDAEDHDTWSAGSFFTNPILTHEQFAAFHARVRERLGEGVEPPAYPAGEGRTKTSAAWLIDKTGFTKGYGSGPARISTKHTLALTNRGDATTEDLLALAREVVAGVREAFGVTLVNEPVTVGVSL is encoded by the coding sequence GTGCAGGTACTCCACGACGCCCCTCTTGCCCCGCTGACCACCTTCCGGCTGGGCGGTCCCGCGACACGGCTGGTCACCGCGGTGACCGACGCCGAGGTGATCGCCGCCGTCCGTGAGGCCGACGACAGCGGGACGCCGCTGCTGGTCATCGGCGGCGGATCGAACCTGGTCATCGGCGACAAGGGCTTCGACGGCACCGCCGTGCGCATCGCCACGCGCGGTGTCGAACTGCGGGGCACGACGCTGGAGCTGGCGGCCGGCGAGGTGTGGACGGACGCCGTCGCCCGCACGGTCGAGGCAGGGCTCGCCGGGATCGAGTGCCTGGCCGGCATCCCCGGATCCGCGGGCGCCACCCCGATCCAGAACGTGGGCGCCTACGGCCAGGAGGTCTCCTCCACCCTCACCGAGGTTGTCGCCTACGACCGGCGCGCCGGCGAGACCGTCACGCTGACGAACGAGGAGTGCGCCTTCTCATACCGCCACAGCCGCTTCAAGGCGGACCCCGAGCGCTATGTCGTGCTGCGCGTCCGCTTCGAGCTGGAGAACGCGGGCGGGCTGTCCGCGCCCGTCAAGTACGCCGAGGCGGCCCGCGCGCTCGGCGTCCAACCGGGCGACCGCGTGCCGCTGGCCGACGCCCGCGCGACCGTGCTGAAGCTGCGGGCCGGGAAAGGCATGGTCCTCGACGCCGAGGACCACGACACCTGGTCCGCCGGGTCCTTCTTCACCAACCCGATCCTCACCCACGAGCAGTTCGCCGCGTTCCACGCGCGCGTGCGTGAGCGGCTGGGCGAGGGCGTCGAGCCGCCCGCCTATCCGGCGGGGGAGGGCCGTACGAAGACCTCCGCGGCCTGGCTGATCGACAAGACGGGCTTCACCAAGGGCTACGGCAGCGGCCCCGCCCGTATCTCCACCAAGCACACCCTCGCCCTCACCAACCGGGGCGACGCCACCACCGAGGACCTGCTGGCGCTGGCCCGCGAGGTGGTCGCCGGGGTCCGCGAGGCCTTCGGAGTCACCCTGGTCAACGAACCGGTGACCGTCGGCGTGAGCCTGTAG
- a CDS encoding NAD(P)-dependent oxidoreductase, producing MNLTVFGATGGIGREIVRQALGAGHRVTAVVRDPARLDVTGDALEVFRADLTDPEELRAAVRSRDAVLSGLGARSRKDAGVATRLTRTVLRAMEAEGVRRLLLVSAAPVGPAPEGDGPLDRAMRGVVSAVLKDVYTDLRGMEAELARSSTDWTSVRPPRLQNKPLTGRYRTVVGGFPRKGRFIARADVAHAMLAMIDDEGTVKQGVGVAY from the coding sequence ATGAACCTCACCGTTTTCGGCGCCACCGGCGGCATCGGCCGGGAGATCGTGCGTCAGGCGCTCGGCGCCGGCCACCGGGTGACCGCCGTGGTCCGCGATCCGGCCCGGCTGGACGTCACGGGGGACGCGCTGGAGGTGTTCCGCGCCGACCTGACCGACCCCGAGGAACTGCGCGCCGCCGTCCGGAGCCGGGACGCGGTCCTCTCCGGCCTGGGCGCGCGCAGCCGCAAGGACGCCGGGGTCGCCACCCGGCTGACCCGCACGGTCCTGCGCGCCATGGAGGCGGAGGGCGTACGACGGCTGCTCCTGGTCAGCGCCGCTCCTGTCGGCCCCGCTCCCGAGGGCGACGGCCCCCTGGACCGGGCCATGCGCGGCGTGGTGTCGGCCGTCCTGAAGGACGTCTACACCGACCTGCGCGGGATGGAGGCCGAGCTGGCCCGCAGCAGCACCGACTGGACGTCCGTACGGCCGCCGCGCCTGCAGAACAAGCCGCTCACCGGCCGCTACCGCACCGTCGTCGGCGGCTTCCCGCGCAAGGGCCGATTCATCGCACGCGCGGACGTCGCGCACGCGATGCTGGCGATGATCGACGACGAGGGGACGGTGAAGCAGGGGGTGGGCGTGGCCTATTAG
- a CDS encoding TetR/AcrR family transcriptional regulator, whose protein sequence is MEPKPARVRILDAAHELMLTVGLARATTKEIARAAGCSEAALYKYFDSKEELFVRVLSERLPRLTPLLNRLAAEPGQGTLEGNLTEIAREAALFYEQSFPIAASLYAETQLKQRHFDALRELGSGPHRPIQDLDAYLRAEQALGRVRTDADTLAAASLLLGACVQRVFAYDATDTGERPPLDAFAARLAKTLLGGISIAPGSA, encoded by the coding sequence ATGGAGCCGAAGCCGGCGCGTGTCCGCATCCTCGACGCCGCCCACGAGCTGATGCTCACCGTGGGACTCGCCCGCGCCACCACCAAGGAGATCGCCCGCGCGGCCGGCTGCTCCGAAGCGGCCCTCTACAAGTACTTCGACAGCAAGGAAGAGCTGTTCGTGCGCGTGCTCAGCGAGCGGTTGCCCCGGCTCACCCCGCTCCTCAACAGGCTCGCCGCCGAACCCGGACAGGGCACCCTGGAGGGCAACCTCACCGAGATCGCCCGCGAGGCCGCGCTCTTCTACGAGCAGAGCTTCCCGATCGCCGCCTCCCTGTATGCCGAGACCCAGCTCAAGCAGCGCCACTTCGACGCGCTGCGCGAGCTCGGCTCAGGCCCGCACCGGCCCATCCAGGACCTGGACGCCTACCTCCGCGCCGAACAGGCCCTCGGCCGCGTCCGTACGGACGCCGACACCCTCGCGGCCGCCTCACTGCTGCTGGGCGCCTGTGTGCAGCGCGTGTTCGCCTACGACGCGACCGACACGGGGGAGCGGCCGCCGCTCGACGCCTTCGCCGCGCGGCTTGCGAAGACACTGCTGGGCGGAATCTCGATCGCACCGGGCTCCGCATGA
- a CDS encoding adenosine deaminase: MERVRDLSELPKAHLHLHFTGSMRPGTVLELADKYGVRLPEALTEALTSGEPPKLRATDERGWFRFQRLYDAARSCLREPEDIQRLVREAAEEDLKDGSDWLEIQVDPTSYAPRLGGLIPALEIILDAVDTASRETGLGMRVLVAANRMKHPLDARTLARLAVRYADRGVVGFGLSNDERRGMARDFDRAFHIAREGGLLSAPHGGELTGPASVRDCLDDLHASRIGHGVRAAEDPRLLKRLADRGVTCEVCPASNVALGVYEKPEDVPLRTLFEAGVPMALGADDPLLFGSRLAAQYEIARHAHGFSDAELAELARQSVRASAAPEDVRARLLAGVDDWLARPAV, translated from the coding sequence ATGGAGCGTGTACGTGACCTCTCTGAGCTGCCGAAAGCCCATCTGCACCTGCACTTCACCGGTTCGATGCGGCCGGGGACCGTCCTGGAACTGGCCGACAAGTACGGCGTACGACTGCCCGAGGCCCTGACGGAAGCACTGACCAGCGGCGAACCGCCCAAGCTGCGGGCCACGGACGAGCGCGGCTGGTTCCGTTTCCAGCGGCTGTATGACGCGGCGCGCTCCTGCCTGCGCGAACCGGAGGACATCCAGCGCCTGGTCCGGGAGGCCGCCGAGGAGGACCTGAAGGACGGCTCGGACTGGCTGGAGATCCAGGTGGACCCGACGTCGTACGCGCCACGGCTGGGCGGGCTGATCCCCGCGCTGGAGATCATCCTGGACGCGGTGGACACCGCGTCCCGGGAGACGGGCCTCGGCATGCGCGTGCTGGTCGCCGCCAACCGTATGAAACACCCGCTGGACGCCCGCACGCTGGCCCGGCTGGCGGTGCGGTACGCGGACCGGGGCGTGGTCGGTTTCGGGCTCTCCAACGACGAGCGGCGGGGCATGGCGCGGGACTTCGACCGGGCCTTCCACATCGCGCGTGAAGGCGGTCTGCTGTCGGCTCCGCACGGCGGCGAGCTGACCGGTCCGGCCTCGGTGCGCGACTGCCTGGACGACCTGCACGCCTCGCGGATCGGGCACGGGGTGCGCGCGGCGGAGGACCCGCGGCTGCTGAAGCGGCTGGCCGACCGGGGCGTGACCTGCGAGGTGTGCCCGGCGTCGAACGTGGCGCTCGGCGTGTACGAGAAGCCCGAGGACGTGCCCCTGCGGACCCTCTTCGAGGCCGGCGTCCCGATGGCCCTCGGGGCCGACGACCCGCTGCTGTTCGGCTCCCGGCTGGCGGCTCAGTACGAGATCGCCCGGCACGCCCATGGCTTCTCGGACGCCGAACTGGCCGAACTGGCCCGCCAGTCGGTGCGCGCCTCGGCCGCCCCGGAGGACGTCAGGGCGCGGCTGCTGGCCGGCGTCGACGACTGGCTGGCGCGCCCGGCCGTCTGA
- a CDS encoding pyridoxal phosphate-dependent aminotransferase has translation MSAATPPTERRVSARVGAISESATLAVDAKAKALKAAGRPVIGFGAGEPDFPTPDYIVEEAVEACKNPKYHRYTPAGGLPELKAAIAAKTLRDSGWEPDVSQILVTNGGKQAIYEAFAAILDPGDEVIVPAPYWTTYPESIRLAGGVPVEVVADETTGYRVTVEQLEAARTEKTKVVLFVSPSNPTGAVYSEAETEAIGRWALEHGLWVLTDEIYEHLVYGDATAVSLPALFPELRDKCVVVNGVAKTYAMTGWRVGWVIGPKDVVKAATNLQSHATSNVSNVAQVAALAAVSGDLEAVAKMRLAFDRRRKTMVRMLNEIDGVLCPEPEGAFYAYPSVKALLGKEIRGRRPQDTVELAALILEEAEVAVVPGEAFGTPGYLRLSYALGDEDLVEGVSRMQKLLAEARD, from the coding sequence ATGAGCGCTGCAACCCCTCCCACCGAGCGCCGGGTCTCCGCCCGAGTCGGCGCGATCTCCGAGTCCGCCACCCTCGCCGTGGACGCCAAGGCCAAGGCCCTGAAGGCCGCCGGGCGTCCGGTGATCGGCTTCGGCGCCGGTGAGCCCGACTTCCCGACCCCGGACTACATCGTCGAGGAGGCCGTCGAGGCCTGCAAGAACCCCAAGTACCACCGCTACACCCCGGCCGGCGGCCTGCCCGAGCTGAAGGCCGCGATCGCCGCGAAGACGCTGCGCGACTCCGGCTGGGAGCCCGACGTCTCGCAGATCCTCGTCACCAACGGCGGCAAGCAGGCCATCTACGAGGCGTTCGCCGCCATCCTCGACCCGGGCGACGAGGTCATCGTCCCGGCGCCGTACTGGACGACGTACCCGGAGTCGATCCGGCTCGCGGGCGGTGTCCCGGTGGAGGTCGTGGCCGACGAGACGACCGGCTACCGCGTCACGGTCGAGCAGCTGGAGGCGGCACGCACGGAGAAGACGAAGGTCGTGCTCTTCGTCTCCCCGTCCAACCCGACCGGCGCGGTCTACTCCGAGGCCGAGACCGAGGCGATCGGCCGCTGGGCCCTGGAGCACGGCCTGTGGGTGCTCACCGACGAGATCTACGAGCACCTGGTCTACGGCGACGCCACCGCGGTGTCCCTGCCGGCGCTCTTCCCCGAGCTGCGCGACAAGTGCGTCGTGGTCAATGGCGTGGCGAAGACGTACGCCATGACCGGCTGGCGCGTGGGCTGGGTCATCGGCCCCAAGGACGTCGTCAAGGCCGCGACCAACCTGCAGTCGCACGCCACCTCGAACGTCTCCAACGTGGCCCAGGTGGCCGCCCTGGCCGCCGTCTCCGGCGACCTGGAGGCCGTGGCGAAGATGCGTTTGGCCTTCGACCGCCGTCGCAAGACCATGGTGCGGATGCTCAACGAGATCGACGGCGTGCTCTGCCCGGAGCCCGAGGGCGCGTTCTACGCCTACCCGTCGGTCAAGGCCCTGCTCGGCAAGGAGATCCGCGGCAGGCGCCCGCAGGACACGGTCGAGCTGGCCGCGCTGATCCTGGAGGAGGCCGAGGTCGCGGTCGTCCCGGGCGAGGCCTTCGGTACGCCGGGCTATCTGCGGCTGTCGTACGCGCTCGGTGACGAGGACCTCGTCGAGGGCGTGAGCCGCATGCAGAAGCTGCTCGCGGAGGCGCGGGACTAG